A region of the Silene latifolia isolate original U9 population chromosome 9, ASM4854445v1, whole genome shotgun sequence genome:
ACACTCCACACCGGAATCGTTTCCCCAACTAGGGTTTTCCGGGTCAGGGAACGAATTCCGGTGTGGTGTGTGAGTTTGGAAAGGTTAACATGGGTGGTTAACCATTATTCTACCCACCTCGCCACCATGGACACCGCCCTTACCCACACTCTACCAACGACAACTCCTGACTTCACGGCCGGCACGCCGAGACCACCACAATCAACAGCCTCTCCTCTTCGTCACAGGACCGCCTCCCCTTAAAACTCACACCACCACCCGTAACATCCACCTCAGCCATTCCAAACTCACACTCCACACCAAAATCCCCTTCCCCCACCCCAGAAAACCCTAGATCTAGGATTTTCCGGGTGAGGCAACGAATTCCGGTGTGGGGTGTGAGTTTGGAAAGGTTGACATGGGTGTTTAACTAGGAGCAATTTTCATAGAGATAGCAGTTTTCGAGGTTGGATACACTTCTTGGAGGTGTCtcatggtggtgatggtggtgggggAGTGGATTTGGGCTGAATTGGTGGTGGTTGCAGGAGGCTTAGGGTTAAGTTATTGGTGGTTATTGGGAATGCTTTTGGTTGGTTTGGTGGTTTGGATTTTAGGCTGGGGTTAGTGGTAGTCAGTTTCTCAtagtggtggttggtggtggtgagGTTGGGATTAGTAATTGACGCCTCGTTTTAAaattcaaaaccaaaaccaaaacggAACACATTTTTGACTAGGAGAGACTATTAAAATCACCTTATAAAAGTTTTTGTGATAAATAAATCTACTTCCTAGATTATATGCTAATAAAAAGGAACTCCATTGTGCAAATACCCGAATCTCATTTTCGCTAGCAAATGCCTGATAAGGCAATTACAAAAATCTAACCAAGGTAGCTGATACTATGCAGCTTAAAGTAAAGATAATATAAACAGGTATATATCTCAAGCCACTTAATCAGTCCTATTACGTTCAACGCACGAAGCAGAGCATCTGTATCCATTCAAAGTAGAGAAAGGAATAACTTTGTAACAGCTTGTGCTAACAGACCATGATTTCAGGATGAAATTCACAAGTAATCCATCCTCATACACTATTTGCGCACTCAGAAAAGCTCGACATAAAAGGGAAAGATGTGTAGAGTACCTCAGTGCAACGAACAGTGTTGAGCGAATTCGCTTCAATGCTTGATATGTCAAAATCAAGCTCTTCCTCATCGAGCGGTAGCAAATATTTGTCGGTGTTCAACTGTTCAGATTCAAGCAGTTTGAGCACAGCCTCCTTCTTATTCGAAGACACCTGCATTGTGAGATTTAGATTAGAACTGCACGTCTGCACCATTATCTCTCTCGAATCCAGAAAAAATAAGTGTGAAACGGAAAAGAAATTCGCCGCTTGATCCAAACAATTAAGAGTCAAAGAAGCATTATGCTAATGATACGCACAGATTAGCTAACGGAGTAGGACAGACCTAAAAGGAGAGACATTAAGCTCACCATTAAGCGACTAGAAACCCAACGATCAGCATTCTTGAGCAAGAGCGGCATAACCTCTGGCGAAGGAAAACGATAAAAAAGCAGGTAACTTTAGACTCGGACTAAAACCAAACCAGTAGCGGAACTAAGATTTATAGTTAAATTGACTGAATTAAATatgaaatattaaattaaaagtGGAATTCTAATCGTCATATACAATGTTAGTGTTGGggtttttggtacaaataatataaaatgcaaaGACACAAAATATTTTGTTATGGACTTAACCACAACCCAAACTTGTATTATTATTCTTCAACTTTAACAATAATACAATCAATCCTCCAACACTTAACTACTAGCTAAGATTTCCAACTATGCTTAACTCGGGATATTAAGCATACACTCACTTACTTATCCTACATGACTTGTGACCCTTATTTATATAAGCTCCTAAGGCCTAACTCATCTAGTAACATTAAGAGTCATTACACCATATAAAAGCTAACTCCTAAAATTTACATCTTATAACATCTAAgatttaactattacataaatATTAGACATATAACATAAACTAACTTATGACTCTTAATACTTAATAGAATAACTTAAGCATCAATTTTGGGGTTACTTACCAACAGTTAGCCTCTGTGTGGGGATTTGTCTCATTACTTGCCCTGACAACCAATTCGTCAAAC
Encoded here:
- the LOC141602394 gene encoding uncharacterized protein LOC141602394, with product MRQIPTQRLTVEVMPLLLKNADRWVSSRLMVSSNKKEAVLKLLESEQLNTDKYLLPLDEEELDFDISSIEANSLNTVRCTEVMMDLSIIGVIDVKLTEIQSRDDFKALLLHLMSMAGVVDASTSCFSGLVLKEKARVLESYSHATT